The Eublepharis macularius isolate TG4126 chromosome 15, MPM_Emac_v1.0, whole genome shotgun sequence genomic interval cctctgccatttttctgacctgaaattgCACTGGGGAGCGAGTTGCCAAAGAAAACCCTGGACACCATTTCAGGTAAGGAAAAACAGCAAGGAGAGAAGGCAGgattcttctcctccccccccccacacacacacctcatggTAGTCCCAGACAGCATGAGGCACTCCTGGCACAGTTTAAAGGATTTTCTGAGTGGGAGCTCATTCTTTAAAATGGCAGAAGGCCACAGGACAATCTCAGGAATAACCATCTCAtcaagtttggccctcagtctccccaGCAGTTCGGATAGCAGCTCTCTAGAAATGTTTGCTGTTGAGAAAAGGCTTAAATCCCATCTCTCTGCAGTCCTGGAGCCTCATCTAGGATTACCCACTCCAATCTGAGATGATCCCGGAGaatgggggcagagcctggggagggcagcatttggggagaggagaaagctAGCAGGGATgcaagttcaccctccaaagctgcaattttctccagggggactgatacCTGCAGTCTAGAGAGCAGGTGTAATTGCAGGAGAagtccaggcttcacctggaggacggcaaccctattcccagaaATTAACTTCTGAGTGTAGACTCCCAGACTCCATCTGATTGACAGGTGTGGGGAAGACTTTGTATTGTGTGAATCGGCTTGGATGAAACAGGGAGACTTACTCTTGCTAACAAGTATTTGCAGTCAATACCTGGGCAAGAAACAATATATATGTATTACTCCCAGAACTTGTATATTCCGTCATTCCTTCCgtctcttcccagggtcttctgtttCAGCTATTCTCATATCTGGTGTTAGGGATGATGTAGACAAGACCAGAGCACTTGTCTGGAAAACTGGAACCCTCATCTAAGGTACCAGTTTAGGACAAAAGCCACTTGATATATTCAGGCCTATCTTCCCCACACTCTGTACCCCATCATGTCACTGTGATCTCTTTGTGCTTTCTTCCTCTGGTTGTAGCACCCCTTCAGGAAACCACTCTGCTTCTGCTTCATTAGCAGAATTCCTAGACATACCCGGAAACCTGGTAGCAAAAAGACACACATACAGAGGCTGTTGAGCTACAGAGTTCCAGACTGTGGGCAGAAACTCACAGACCTACAAATATTAGGCCATGGTTGTAAATGCCCGTAGCTCGGCTTTTCATTTCCTCCAGCCTGCAGCAGGGGAAGAGAGATCACCAAGAACAAGGAGAATCCgttcaggggaaaaaaaggaaatttgGAACTCAAAATTACAGAGCGGAGACATTCAGAAGCACTGCTAATAATGACAGATGTGCAACCAGATGTTTGTATAAATATTTGCAAAAAGATGTGAAGGAAATCCCACAGGTTGCTCTGTCCCATGGCAGCCAGCAACATACTCTGCCCTTTTAGGTGATGAATTCCTCTTATGCTGTGATGTCCCTTATTGCTTACCCATTAGTATattccaggggtggccaaacttgcttaatgtaagagccagatagaataaatgtcagatgtttgagagccgcaagacaagatgcactgaagtgacttcagatgaagaggtgggtttgggggagtgtcctgaaagtgatgtcacaggaaggggtgggggtttggtgcagtatgctggaagtgacatcatcagaaagggtggagcttgggaagagccgtCACCTGAACTTTGACTTGGAAgagacatcacaaaagtgatttcacatccttgctaggcttcacccccacaaagtctccaggtattttctgagtcagacctggcaaccccaacatttttattgaaaatatgaaagccatggaaagaaagaaggaaggaaggaaaaaagggaaagggagagaaagacatggaaagaaagaaggaaagggagggagggaaagacatggaaagaaagaaggaaaggaagggaagggagggaaataaactaaactaaactaaaatgtatggccacagcgatactcagagacctccaggagccacacaatatgtctggAAGAGCTGCATATGGCTCCCGaaccacagtttggccacccctggtatataCAATCACCTTCCTTTTTCTGTTCTGGTTCCTTGTAGGCTACATTCATGCCACCAGAGCCTTCTTGCTGATGGGGTCCATTGCTGGTGCTGTCTCCTTCTTCAGTCTCTGGGCCTTGTTTTGTCATTCCTACATTGGATCCGTCTCACTGGCCAAGATTGCAGCCATAGCCAGCTTGGTGGCAGGTATTCCATCAGAGGGGCTAAGTCGAGGGAGACCTTTTTCTTATTTTTGCATAACATTAGAGCTTGATCAACAGGCTGACAGGACACCTTGACACAAGGCGCATAAGAAATCCCCTGCCACAAGTATGCAGTGAGGGCCACCAGCTTAGATGGCTTAGATGGAAGTTTAGACAAATCCATTGAAGGCCGAACTGTCAATGGCAACTCACCTTGATGGGTAAATGGATCTTTCATCTGCAAAGACACCGTCTTAGAAGCACTTTCTTAGCTACTATCACATAGGGGTGCTGAGAATTTCACATCAAACTTGTTTGACTGTCCAGCTTAACATGTTTGAATGTCATGATCAAACAGAAGCCGATCAATCAGCTTTTTTATTCACACCGAATGCTGACCAAACAAGTTTGCATTGGAGTTTTTATGAGCATGCAACAAAACATTTCCAATCTAAACACATTGGCAGCCGTTTTTCATTGCTAACAAACACTAAAcagtacacttttaaaaaaaagaagcaggtttttaaaaattaaataaattttgACATTTAATTTTCTATGGCTGCATTCAAGACAGTCAGCCACCATTGTCACTCTACTGTGACTCTGAGGGCTTTTAAAGAAAAGATAATTGTTCTTGCAAAGATCAGTACAAATGATTTCTTGCCACAGTCTCTGAATATGGAGCTTCTATTTTTCAAAAAATGCCTCTAGTCATTTTTTTTGTAGCATTATAAGTGGAGATGAGCACTGCGCCTCCCCCCTTATAACtctgcaaggaaaaggacttaagacttaattttttaaaaagtaaaagctGGGAGTGCCAAGATTGGGGCTAGAGACATTAGAACATTAGTGTGCATGTTcataataacatttttttaaaaagtcagcagaAGCCCCCTCATGGTTCCTGCAGCTACAGGAGAAGCCAATTgcacccagggccggatcgagagggggcaggggggtagcctacCCCTGGCACCGctaaagagggggtgccaggcatgGCTGCCAGCCGCTCGGGAGCGCACCATGGCTTGCCgtgcgggaggctgagcgcagggttgggaggcccttgccagccccgccgatggggcggctggcttgccatgcacacaggacctcctagccctgcgctcagccacccatgcagcaagccagctgccccagtgcatgccctcgccgccgctgctgccagctctgcggtgcaccgtgtgctggggtggctggcttgcggCACGGGAgacacagggcagcggggcacgtGAACCACGCAGaggcggagggcctcctagccctgtgctcagctggctgcatggcaagccagccgccccagcgcatggtgtgccacggagctgggaGGTCCTGaatgcgtggcaagccagccggctgccccagcgcacgcccgcgccactgctgccaccagctccccggTTCACCGGgtactggggcagccggcttgctgcccGGGCAGGCACGCctcctgccctgcatgatgatgtcatgaaagtgacgtcatcacgcagtgccgggagtgTGTGCGCTGTGCGCACGCGCAGAGGCCTGggcaagggttgcaccgggcgcCCATGCCTCTAGATCCGGCTCTGATTGTACCACACCACACTGTTATGAGGAACTACAAGCCAATTGCACCACATTACAGTGCTCAGAAGAATTACAATAAATCAACATAGGGAACAGTCACAAATGGGTTAGTAAACAGACAAATGATCACTGAAAATTTGGCTCTCCATTCACAACCAGCTTACAGGACATATACTAAAACACTAGGAGTTCAAGCAGCTCTACTAGCACACACTGGGCTGTTGGTCAGATTTAGCAAAGGTCTTCTTAGGTTTTTGCACTCATACATTTCCATCAAGTTTGGTCTCTAGCAAGGGTGGGCGGGAAGCCATGCAGGGATATGTACAACAAAGGGATATTAATATCTCCTCTTCCACTCCTAGGTCTTTGTGCGCTGACTGCCATGTCCATATTCACAGGCGTGTATGATAGTAGATTCACAGTAGGGCACTATGGATGGTCCCTTGGTGTGGGCTGGGCCTCTGGACCTCTGTTCCTGTTGACTGGTGAGTCCCTGCCAAATGAGGTTGCACTGATTTTTTCCAACATCCACGCGGCTATTGGACCTTTCTGATAtgtttcatacccagagatgccagctctggtttgggaaattcctgggaagGCCAGagcttgaggaggggagggagctcagacgGGATATGGTGGCATAGAGCCCCCctcagaagctgccatttcctccaga includes:
- the LOC129343622 gene encoding transmembrane protein 235-like, producing MSSLNIATAIFASLSFGLLLAALASDYWVEASDHSGLWQFCKGLTCWSYGMDVHGYIHATRAFLLMGSIAGAVSFFSLWALFCHSYIGSVSLAKIAAIASLVAGLCALTAMSIFTGVYDSRFTVGHYGWSLGVGWASGPLFLLTGGLAFQIQTGRAM